One genomic window of Fusarium fujikuroi IMI 58289 draft genome, chromosome FFUJ_chr01 includes the following:
- a CDS encoding related to TOB3 (member of AAA-ATPase family): MDTPQPREVNIVDGDDTSSIVSFEDIPPRSRPRYRHSPHMASMPRVYPKTEILKIDGKVPDVLHVVKYLGWQNNVIECRQSPVAFKHVPPYGFNGDINLVVDDDATGDEKPVLEIITKVLPRSRSPIPIHRRSRGPRDQEDRPITEAFENIDYRYDNLYPEEGQDPEVPGPEISRPFMIIHSDHLINALKAVVAYYPYVSFDGKPVKINAPYRVLYHHRQELARYKDNQPLAHDPDYAATTSKHIDVLLKFLDDNLGDEIRREEERHKLATPRATFDLFWLLLKPGDVFYAKRYDIWTPYVISSVTMGQGHNNSCDVYNINCWMLESNGTKVNRFMFSYNLSPWLGEQAIGSLSIIPAAFWPEDLEAQGGMTMKEKNIALGKLYWELLKRPTYMDYEGLLVNSGPSNRQCRGPTGFMCGRVICDAPGFDTFYNQGPDNMRGGRYHRIPVYNETAPPSKDHLPKDLPRCGCDACMANRPSYSTESPYHGFEDLDPTQDSPPDSDLFYLVCSKTMPGFLLGDRRWGHLNIANLKQLKTDKEAFKYLVLDGEIKMTVKALIGKFAADLGDGKLSPWGNDFVKNKGEGRIFLLHGAPGVGKTCTAECVAELTNRPLISLTSGDLSVDSFNVEANLSYFLELGQRYGALVLLDEADIYLERRRSKDITRNGLVSVFLRALEYYRGVLFLTTNRVQSFDTAFLSRIHVALHYKSLTHEDCERIWTHNFDRLSRDSNGLIHVSGAARDFVWDSQDVRSLKWNGREIRNAMQTALALAENEAHEENSERVTITEKHLRAVVKMSRGFRDYIKTAVPLEGFEKTLNDSDEE, from the exons ATGGATACCCCTCAGCCTCGTGAAGTCAACAtcgttgatggcgatgataccAGCTCCATCGTGAGCTTCGAGGACATCCCACCCAGGTCCAGGCCAAGATATAGACATAGTCCGCATATGGCCTCTATGCCCAGGGTTTACCCAAAAACAGAAATCCTCAAGATCGATGGCAAAGTGCCAGATGTCCTTCATGTGGTCAAGTATCTCGGTTGGCAAAATAATGTCATAGAAT GTCGCCAAAGCCCCGTCGCTTTCAAGCATGTTCCCCCGTATGGATTCAATGGCGATATCAACCtcgttgtcgatgatgatgcaaCTGGAGATGAGAAACCCGTTCTTGAGATCATCACGAAGGTCTTGCCCCGGAGTCGATCCCCCATCCCTATCCACCGTCGGTCTCGAGGTCCTCGAGACCAGGAAGACAGGCCGATTACTGAAGCATTCGAGAACATTGATTATCGCTACGACAATCTCTacccagaagaaggtcaagatccCGAAGTTCCTGGTCCAGAAATTTCCCGTCCCTTCATGATCATTCATTCAGATCACCTTATCAATGCCCTCAAGGCTGTAGTGGCCTACTATCCTTACGTCAGCTTTGACGGCAAGCCTGTGAAGATCAATGCCCCTTACCGAGTCCTCTACCATCATAGGCAGGAGCTCGCCCGTTACAAGGATAATCAACCATTGGCCCATGACCCTGACTACGCCGCGACTACATCAAAGCATATCGACGTTctcctcaagttccttgacgATAACCTCGGCGATGAGATCCGTCGTGAAGAGGAGCGCCATAAACTTGCTACCCCTAGGGCTACCTTTGATCTCTTTTGGCTTCTGCTCAAGCCAGGAGATGTCTTCTACGCAAAGCGCTATGATATCTGGACCCCATATGTCATTAGCAGCGTCACTATGGGACAGGGACACAACAACTCATGTGATGTCTACAACATCAATTGCTGGATGCTCGAGTCAAATGGTACAAAAGTCAATCGCTTCATGTTCAGCTACAACCTCTCTCCCTGGCTTGGTGAGCAAGCCATCGGGAGCCTTTCCATCATTCCTGCAGCTTTTTGGCCTGAAGACCTCGAAGCCCAAGGCGGAATGAcaatgaaggaaaagaacATTGCCCTAGGCAAGCTCTATTGGGAGCTTTTGAAGCGGCCAACTTACATGGACTACGAGGGACTTCTTGTGAATTCCGGGCCGAGCAACAGACAATGCCGTGGGCCAACCGGCTTCATGTGCGGCCGTGTTATCTGTGATGCCCCTGGATTTGACACATTCTATAATCAAGGACCCGATAACATGCGCGGAGGTCGCTATCACCGCATCCCGGTTTACAATGAAACCGCGCCTCCTTCCAAGGACCATCTTCCCAAGGATCTTCCGCGATGTGGCTGCGATGCCTGTATGGCAAATCGCCCAAGCTATAGTACCGAAAGTCCGTATCATGGAtttgaagaccttgatcctacCCAAGACTCTCCCCCAGATAGCGACCTCTTCTATCTTGTGTGCAGCAAGACTATGCCAGGATTCCTCCTTGGCGACCGACGATGGGGTCACTTAAACATCGCCAACCTGAAACAGTTGAAGACGGACAAGGAAGCTTTCAagtatcttgttcttgatggtgagatcaagatgaCTGTCAAGGCCTTGATTGGAAAGTTTGCTGCTGACCTGGGAGACGGGAAGCTGTCCCCTTGGGGTAATGACTTTGTTAAGAACAAGGGAGAAGGCCGAATCTTCCTGCTCCATGGCGCACCCGGCGTTGGAAAGACTTGCACCGCTGAATGCGTTGCCGAGCTCACCAATCGGCCCCTTATTTCACTTACCAGTGGTGATCTCAGCGTTGACTCATTCAATGTTGAGGCCAACTTGAGCTacttccttgagcttggccaaCGCTATGGTGCTCTTGTacttcttgatgaagcgGATATCTACCTCGAGCGCCGTCGCTCTAAGGATATTACCCGGAACGGGCTTGTATCTGTGTTTCTCCGGGCCCTCGAGTACTATCGTGGAGTTCTCTTCCTGACGACCAATCGTGTTCAGTCATTTGATACCGCATTCCTCAGCCGTATTCATGTCGCATTGCATTACAAGAGTCTTACTCACGAGGACTGTGAGCGCATCTGGACTCATAACTTTGATCGCTTGAGCCGAGATTCAAACGGGTTGATCCATGTCTCTGGTGCGGCTCGCGACTTTGTGTGGGATAGCCAGGATGTTCGTAGCCTCAAGTGGAATGGGCGAGAGATCCGCAATGCCATGCAAACAGCCCTCGCTCTGGCTGAGAATGAGGCTCACGAGGAGAATTCGGAGCGGGTTACAATCACCGAGAAGCATCTCAGGGCAGTTGTGAAGATGAGCCGTGGATTCCGCGACTACATCAAAACTGCAGTCCCCCTTGAGGGATTTGAGAAGACTCTCAACGATTCCGACGAGGAATGA
- a CDS encoding RGT2-like protein — translation MAPPKRTRGLLACFNGRLIYACGIIALSQLNFGMDQAAFSNTQAMPFFKRQFGTFDEATGAYVLETVFLSLLNSIQFIGFVFGLVLGNLFSRRFGRRLAMFLMCFWALISGIILITSKTPTQAITGRTITYVYIGMELALVPVLQSELVPAEARGFVVGTYQSGLLFGSLIMSIICRGTSDIKGHASWRIPYGLFFVIPSILAVAVWWIPESPRWLLTRDRQEDALNSLRLLRQGAYTEDEIEHEFREMQNALNNTVKKGSFMGMWRGTNLKRTLITIGVNIFLQLTGQNFASKYGTIFIQSLNSVNPFVMSCINSALNIVAVFLTQFLSDKTGRVPLMIAGAVLQTASLMTMGGLGTVKNPSQSIRSAIVATVTLFGVGFSLGWAPLSHVVAAEIPTTGLRDLTYAVGAVFNIVIQWAVAFSIPYLIDQSHAGLGSKVGFIFGVTSFMATLFSWLCIPECGGKTLEEIDELFTRGVPIRKFRTIKVSVDTEASDGGDDLTKPGKGNVSQDNTYSLGVDEG, via the exons ATGGCGCCTCCCAAACGCACCCGCGGGCTCCTTGCCTGCTTCAACGGCCGCCTCATCTATGCTTGTGGCATAATTGCCCTGTCGCAGCTCAACTTCGGCATGGACCAGGCTGCCTTCAGCAACACTCAGGCCATGCCTTTCTTCAAGAGACAGTTCGGAACCTTTGATGAAGCCACTGGTGCATACGTTCTCGAGACTGTCTTCCTATCCCTCTTGAACAGTATACAGTTTATTGGTTTTGTGTTTGGCCTCGTTCTTGGCAACCTCTTCAGCCGTCGCTTTGGCCGCCGTCTGGCAATGTTTCTCATGTGTTTCTGGGCTTTGATATCCGGAATCATCTTGATTACGTCCAAGACCCCAACTCAAGCAATCACTGGTCGTACTATTACGTATGTCTACATCGGAATGGAGCTCGCCTTAGTCCCCGTTCTGCAATCAGAACTTGTTCCTGCAGAGGCTCGCGGCTTTGTCGTTGGCACTTATCAGTCTGGTCTTTTG TTTGGTAGCCTCATCATGTCCATCATCTGTCGAGGTACCAGCGACATCAAGGGGCATGCTTCCTGGAGGATCCCCTATGGCCTTTTCTTCGTGATTCCTTCTATCCTCGCAGTAGCTGTCTGGTGGATCCCTGAG TCTCCCCGTTGGCTATTGACCCGAGATCGCCAGGAGGATGCTCTCAACTCCCTCCGACTACTTCGACAAGGGGCATACACCGAAGACGAGATCGAGCACGAATTTCGAGAAATGCAGAATGCCCTCAACAACACTGTTAAAAAGGGCAGTTTTATGGGCATGTGGCGAGGAA CGAATCTCAAACGAACTTTAATCACAATCGGAGTCAACATCTTTCTTCAACTCACGGGTCAGAACTTTGCGTCCAAATATGGCACAATCTTTATACAAAGTCTGAACTCGGTCAATCCTTTTGTTATGTCATGCATCAACTCTGCGCTCAACATTGTTGCTGTCTTCTTGACACAGTTCTTGTCTGATAAGACAGGACGAGT TCCCTTGATGATAGCCGGAGCAGTCCTTCAGACAGCCAGTCTTATGACCATGGGTGGGCTCGGAACTGTCAAGAACCCCTCGCAGAGCATCCGGTCTGCCATCGTTGCGACCGTGACCCTCTTCGGCGTCGGATTTTCGCTGGGATGGGCGCCTCTCTCACACGTTGTAGCCGCAGAGATCCCCACGACCGGACTACGCGATCTCACATATGCTGTGGGTGCGGTCTTCAACATTGTCATTCAATGGGCTGTTGCTTTCAGTATTCCCTACCTCATTGACCAATCGCATGCTGGCCTTGGGTCTAAAGTCGGCTTCATATTCGGAGTGACTTCGTTCATGGCGACGTTATTCTCGTGGCTCTGTATCCCTGAGTGTGGAGGCAAGACTCTGGAAGAAATTGATGAGCTATTCACTCGAGGAGTTCCTATTCGCAAATTCCGTACAATCAAAGTTTCAGTGGATACAGAAGCTTCGGATGGTGGCGATGATCTCACGAAACCCGGCAAGGGCAATGTGTCACAAGACAACACATACTCTTTAGGCGTTGACGAAGGCTAG
- a CDS encoding multidrug transporter family protein — protein sequence MGVPNNIDVILTGTGLVVVALATTPALATAVTQLRKRTARDNFYEDADGKSTPESLAAFSNRLPKVFILALSAVGLGTSIAISVLQSLSQSDSLLLKNWLIAGAWALILLHAISLSAHHAPVKVHDLGLWLFGSSLIVTTITVPQLIKEAQFFTRDNTVALVLRAVNVGAVVFLCLFSVLLPRRPDVFFKDQKVDEQWTVSAFSRYTWSWVDPLLSFAVKKNDLDASDVPHVDRTLRAADLKEDWLASKPQGSLFRSLFWAYKGSFMVQLSLTVFRNILALLPFWTMLRVINILEQRDVGLSGASNLELWILIFTMAGFNLLDAWVEGWVFWYSFASIALPIRSQLSTLIFEKSLRRKNVKSADKSKESDEPQDQAEDKKNEEDADDGTSVLKSRQAIVNLVGVDALRISNFTGFQFLIINSVFKLLFFSFFLVRLIGWIPFTAGLIAWGLTLPANTYFSRELLSRSDKLMKLRDEKLAVVNEALLGMRQIKFAALESRWEKRILAMRERELKTLWGLFVVDTGLFGCWVVSPILLAATSLAVYAVMNGQLLPSVAFVSIGIFKALEVSLGVLPELITMGVDTFVSLKRIQTYLNGPEMKNTLSEGTDVAFEDASIAWPEDDETPDEDRFILRSLNIRFPAGELSVISGKTGTGKSLLLSAILGETDVLEGSVYVPNTIAPEERRDAQANLGDWIIPGSIAYVGQTPWLESASLRDNILFGLPFVEERYNQVVDVCALKKDLQILTDGDKTELGANGINLSGGQKWRVTLARAIYSRADILVMDDVFSAVDAHVGRHIFEKCVTGDICKGRTRILVTHHVALVQSKAKYIVELGEGVALHAGLISDFIKDGTLEEIRQHEETAQQASEDETTDSSTAVNSEEASITGPAENDENSTLQKVPSKNAKQFIQEEVRERGVVKKHVYLTYLQDSGGVVLWSICALVFLGYEIGILGRAWWLRIWTGDVDESISVGSIQQQHGHASVFSLQHFPYSSAPEFRASGTHYDLKYYLWIYIAISSATAIVGTFRFFWAYFLAIKASRSLFEKMLFTVLHTPLRWLDTVPVGRILNRFSSDFNIIDNRITMDWTQFISNLLSLIGVCVAAFFASGIVIPLAIVLLGLGILLGNRYLYGARPLKRLESNCKSPVFELFNAALAGVSTIRGYKKTQVYIDRMYEKLDSWSIITSYMWLVNRWMGLRMGLIGTLFSTIVGIIVIVSPSMDAALAGFTLSFAMDFAESILWTIRNYAGMELNMNSTERVVEYTELETESLEGEKPSAAWPTSGTMEIKDLEVSYAPELPPVLRGISFDVKNNERVGVVGRTGAGKSSLTLALFRFLEARSGSVTIDGLDISKIDLHSLRSRLAIIPQDPVLFSGTIRSNLDPFEDNTDDELRESLGRVHLVDSQPVTPTNEPASAATSTLAAKNTNIFRDLSSPISESGGNLSQGQRQLLCLARAIVARPKIMVLDEATSAVDMATDALIQRSIREEFTDSTLIVIAHRLSTIADFDRILVLSDGQVAEFGTPKELWQQEGVFRDMCESSGEKEKLKQTIFG from the exons ATGGGTGTGCCCAATAACATCGATGTGATCTTGACTGGCACAGGCCTTGTTGTTGTAGCATTGGCCACTACGCCTGCTCTAGCCACAGCTGTCACCCAACTACGGAAGCGCACTGCACGGGACAACTTCTATGAGGATGCTGATGGCAAGAGTACGCCTGAAAGCTTGGCCGCTTTCTCAAACCGTCTTCCCAAAGTTTTCATCCTTGCCTTGTCCGCTGTCGGTCTTGGAACATCGATTGCAATTTCAGTACTTCAATCGCTTTCGCAGTCAGACTCGCTTTTGCTTAAGAATTGGCTCATTGCTGGGGCATGG GCTCTTATTCTTCTCCATGCCATCTCCTTGAGTGCCCATCATGCGCCTGTAAAGGTCCACGATCTTGGCCTGTGGCTTTTTGGGTCTTCTCTCATTGTTACCACCATTACTGTGCCCCAATTGATTAAGGAGGCTCAGTTTTTTACTCGAGACAACACAgttgctcttgttcttcgtGCCGTGAATGTTGGTGCAgtcgtcttcctctgcctcttcagcGTGCTGCTTCCACGCCGACCTgatgtcttcttcaaagaccAAAAAGTCGACGAGCAATGGACTGTTTCTGCTTTCAGCCGCTACACGTGGTCCTGGGTAGACCCCCTCCTTTCTTTCGCGGTCAAAAAGAATGATCTGGATGCCAGCGACGTCCCCCATGTAGACCGGACCCTGAGAGCTGCTGATTTGAAAGAGGACTGGCTCGCATCCAAACCTCAAGGCAGTCTCTTCCGCTCTCTGTTTTGGGCATATAAAGGTTCCTTTATGGTACAGCTCTCCCTTACTGTATTCCGCAACATCCTGGCCTTGTTACCTTTCTGGACTATGTTGCGTGtgatcaacatcctcgaaCAGCGCGATGTAGGACTATCCGGAGCATCCAACTTGGAGCTCTGGATTCTGATTTTTACGATGGCTGGCTTTAACCTCTTAGATGCT TGGGTTGAAGGATGGGTGTTCTGGTACTCATTTGCCAGCATTGCTCTCCCTATCCGGTCGCAATTGTCAACACTGATCTTCGAAAAGTCGCTTCGACGCAAGAACGTCAAGTCTGCAGATAAGTCAAAAGAGTCAGATGAGCCGCAGGACCAAGcggaagacaagaaaaatgaagaagatgccgaTGATGGCACAAGTGTGTTGAAGTCTCGACAAGCAATCGTCAACCTTGTTGGTGTCGATGCGTTGCGAATCTCGAACTTCACGGGTTTCCAGTTCCTGATTATCAACAGCGTCTTCAAACTGCTATTTTTCTCATTCTTTTTGGTTCGCTTGATTGGATGGATTCCTTTCACAGCTGGTCTTATAGCTTGGGGTCTTACCCTTCCCGCTAACACCTACTTCTCTCGAGAATTGCTGTCCAGATCGGATaagttgatgaagctccGCGATGAGAAGTTAGCTGTGGTCAACGAAGCTCTTCTTGGAATGAGACAGATCAAGTTCGCTGCCCTAGAGAGTCGCTGGGAAAAGCGCATCTTGGCTATGCGAGAGAGGGAACTGAAGACCTTATGGGGACTTTTTGTTGTCGATACCGGTCTCTTTGGATGCTGGGTCGTCAGCCCAATTTTGCTTGCTGCGACATCCCTTGCCGTCTATGCTGTTATGAACGGTCAACTTTTGCCCTCTGTTGCCTTCGTTAGCATTGGAATTTTTAAGGCTTTGGAAGTCTCGCTCGGTGTGCTACCGGAACTCATTACGATGGGAGTTGACACGTTTGTCTCCTTGAAGCGAATCCAAACGTATCTCAATGGTCCCGAGATGAAGAATACGCTTTCCGAAGGCACAGATGTGGCTTTCGAAGACGCATCTATTGCCTGGCCCGAAGATGACGAAACACCCGATGAGGATAGGTTCATCCTGAGAAGTCTCAACATAAGATTCCCCGCTGGTGAACTTTCGGTGATTTCTGGAAAGACCGGTACAGGAAAGAGTTTACTTCTTTCTGCCATTCTTGGTGAAACTGATGTATTGGAGGGTTCTGTATATGTGCCTAACACCATCGCCCCAGAAGAGCGTCGCGATGCCCAAGCAAACCTCGGCGACTGGATCATTCCTGGATCTATCGCTTATGTTGGCCAAACTCCTTGGCTCGAGAGCGCATCTCTGCGTGATAACATCTTGTTTGGACTCCCTTTTGTCGAGGAACGCTACAACCAGGTCGTTGATGTGTGCGCTCTTAAGAAGGATCTGCAGATTTTGACAGATGGCGACAAAACGGAGCTCGGTGCAAACGGCATCAATCTGTCTGGCGGTCAGAAATGGCGCGTCACTTTGGCTCGGGCCATTTACTCACGAGCCGATATCTTAGTAATGGACGACGTCTTTAGTGCTGTCGATGCACATGTGGGCCGCCATATCTTTGAGAAGTGTGTCACGGGCGATATTTGCAAGGGACGTACTCGAATCCTCGTCACTCACCACGTTGCTTTGGTGCAGTCGAAGGCCAAGTATATAGTGGAGCTTGGTGAAGGTGTTGCTCTGCATGCTGGTTTGATTTCTGACTTTATCAAGGATGGGACCCTGGAGGAGATTCGCCAGCACGAAGAGACTGCGCAGCAAGCTTCTGAAGACGAGACTACGGATTCCTCAACGGCAGTCAATTCCGAGGAAGCATCCATCACAGGCCCAGCTGAGAATGATGAGAATAGCACGCTGCAGAAAGTGCCCTCCAAGAACGCTAAGCAGTTCATACAGGAAGAAGTTCGGGAAAGGGGTGTCGTCAAGAAGCATGTCTATCTGACCTATCTGCAAGACAGTGGCGGCGTTGTCCTTTGGAGTATTTGTGCACTTGTTTTTCTTGGATATGAAATTGGCATTCTTG GTCGAGCATGGTGGCTTCGAATTTGGACCGGTGATGTCGACGAAAGTATTTCAGTTGGCAGCATCCAGCAGCAACATGGCCACGCCTCAGTATTTTCACTCCAGCATTTCCCGTACTCCTCTGCGCCCGAGTTCAGGGCTAGTGGAACTCACTACGATTTGAAGTACTACCTATGGATCTACATTGCCATTTCCAGTGCTACCGCAATTGTTGGCACATTCAGGTTCTTCTGGGCTTATTTCCTTGCTATCAAAGCGAGCCGATCACTCTTTGAAAAGATGCTGTTTACTGTCCTACATACTCCTCTCAGATGGCTCGACACTGTTCCCGTCGGCAGAATTCTGAATCGATTCTCCTCcgacttcaacatcatcgataACCGTATCACTATGGACTGGACTCAGTTCATCTCTAACTTGCTATCCCTGATCGGTGTCTGTGTGGCCGCCTTCTTCGCGTCCGGCATCGTGATCCCCTTGGCTATagttcttcttgggctcggTATCCTACTGGGTAATAGGTATCTTTATGGCGCGCGACCACTAAAACGACTCGAGAGTAACTGCAAGTCTCCGGTCTTCGAGCTCTTCAACGCAGCTCTTGCGGGTGTGTCGACAATCCGAGGCTACAAGAAGACACAGGTCTATATTGACAGGATGTATGAGAAGCTTGACTCGTGGAGCATCATCACCTCTTACATGTGGCTTGTGAATCGCTGGATGGGTCTACGTATGGGTCTTATTGGTACATTGTTCTCGACTATTGTCGGAATAATTGTTATTGTGAGCCCTAGTATGGACGCTGCTTTGGCCGGTTTCACCTTGTCTTTTGCCATGGATTTTGCCGAGAGTATCCTCTGGACCATTCGAAACTATGCTGGTATGGAACTGAATATGAACTCAACCGAGCGAGTTGTCGAATACACCGAACTTGAGACCGAGTCGCTTGAGGGAGAGAAGCCTTCTGCCGCGTGGCCTACTTCCGGAACTATGGAGATTAAGGATCTCGAGGTTTCATACGCCCCTGAACTCCCACCAGTACTCAGGGGGATCTCCTTTGATGTCAAGAATAACGAAAGAGTCGGTGTTGTGGGGCGTACGGGTGCTGGAAAGTCATCTCTGACTCTCGCCTTATTCCGATTTTTGGAGGCCCGTTCTGGTAGCGTCACCATCGACGGCCTGGACATTTCCAAAATTGACCTGCATAGCTTACGATCTCGCCTAGCCATCATTCCTCAG GATCCTGTGCTTTTCTCAGGAACAATCAGATCCAACCTTGACCCATTTGAGGACAAtacagatgatgagcttcgCGAGTCACTGGGTCGTGTTCATCTTGTCGACTCACAGCCAGTGACACCTACTAATGAGCCCGCCTCTGCGGCAACCTCGACACTTGCTGCCAAGAATACGAACATCTTCCGAGATCTATCAAGCCCAATCTCTGAATCTGGCGGCAACCTATCTCAGGGCCAAAGACAACTGCTCTGCCTCGCTCGTGCCATTGTGGCACGTCCTAAGATCATGGTACTTGACGAGGCCACATCCGCCGTCGACATGGCTACCGATGCCCTTATTCAGCGCAGCATTCGAGAGGAGTTTACAGACAGCACACTCATCGTCATTGCGCATCGTCTGAGCACCATTGCCGATTTTGATCGCATCCTCGTCCTTTCAGACGGTCAGGTTGCAGAGTTTGGAACTCCCAAGGAGCTTTGGCAACAAGAGGGTGTGTTTCGTGACATGTGTGAGAGCAGtggagagaaggaaaagttGAAACAAACGATATTTGGCtag
- a CDS encoding probable Arylsulfatase yields the protein MGSIPTRKQPNFLVIVADDLGYSDLGCFGSEIATPNLDRLSQTGVRLTNFHTASACSPTRSMLFSGTDNHIAGLGQMTEHMARFMDKYKNRPGYEGYLNFRVAALSEILQDAGYHTIMSGKWHLGTTNETSPHARGFDNSYVFLSGCCNHYNYEPQLDDPAHGFFTPMNAGKFWMQDDRFLDRKDPKDIPKDFYSTTTFSEKLIDYLKDRKDIEQPFFAYLPFTAPHWPLQAPRETIEKYRGIYDEGPAALRKRRLANLVKLGLISEDTEPAPMTVELWDKMSPTEKAESARKMEVYAAMVDLIDVNIGRVVDYLDSVEELDNTFVLFMSDNGAEGAMLEAVPMMGSVGSVPRIINKYYNNSIDNMGMADSYIWYGPEWACASMAPSRGFKTWITEGGIRCPCLVRYPPFSKAGGSHTDSFCTVMDILPTVLDLAGVPLPGSKFRGREVFPVRGSSWVPHLEDQSPTFHDEEKEITGWELFGLRAIREGHWKALYMTAPRGKDKWELYNLKNDPGELHDLADDNPEIMDRLIDLWEIYYSETGMFDPGHEFGVTKI from the exons ATGGGTTCCATTCCAACCCGCAAGCAACCCAACtttctcgtcatcgtcgccgATGACCTGGGCTACAGTGACCTCGGATGCTTTGGCTCCGAGATAGCGACTCCGAATCTCGACCGTCTGTCGCAGACTGGTGTGCGACTGACCAATTTCCATACGGCTTCAGCATGCTCTCCAACTAGGAGCATGCTGTTCTCCGGAACGGACAACCACATTGCGGGCCTGGGCCAGATGACAGAGCACATGGCGAGGTTCATGGATAAGTATAAGAACAGGCCTGGCTACGAGGGGTACCTCAACTTTCGTGTTGCTGCGCTCAGTGagattcttcaagatgctGGTTATCATACCATTATGTCTGGAAAATG GCACCTCGGAACGACGAATGAGACCTCACCTCACGCAAGAGGTTTCGACAACAGCTATGTCTTCTTATCAGGGTGCTGTAATCACTACAACTATGAACCACAACTTGACGACCCAGCGCACGGGTTCTTCACACCTATGAACGCCGGCAAGTTCTGGATGCAAGACGACAGATTCTTGGATCGAAAAGACCCAAAAGATATCCCCAAAGACTTTTACTCGACAACTACCTTTTCTGAAAAGTTGATCGACTACCTAAAAGATCGCAAAGACATTGAACAGCCATTCTTTGCGTATCTGCCCTTCACAGCACCTCATTGGCCTCTACAGGCGCCCCGCGAGACAATCGAGAAATATAGGGGTATCTACGACGAAGGGCCAGCAGCCTTGCGCAAACGAAGGTTGGCGAATCTCGTTAAACTGGGACTTATCTCTGAAGACACGGAGCCAGCACCTATGACAGTCGAACTGTGGGACAAGATGTCGCCCACGGAGAAGGCTGAGtcggcgaggaagatggaagtCTATGCTGCTATGGTAGATCTCATAGACGTTAATATCGGCCGCGTGGTGGACTATCTCGACTCTGTTGAAGAATTAGACAATACCTTTGTCCTCTTCATGTCGGACAACGGTGCTGAAGGGGCTATGCTCGAAGCTGTTCCCATGATGGGCAGTGTTGGTAGTGTCCCAAGGATCATCAACAAATACTATAACAACTCGATTGACAATATGGGAATGGCAGACTCTTATATCTGGTATGGTCCTGAGTGGGCATGCGCGTCAATGGCGCCCTCTAGGGGTTTCAAGACTTGGATCACCGAAGGCGGTATTAGATGTCCATGCCTTGTTCGATACCCTCCTTTCTCGAAGGCTGGCGGATCGCATACCGACTCGTTCTGTACAGTGATGGATATTCTGCCAACAGTCCTTGACTTGGCTGGTGTCCCCTTACCAGGAAGCAAATTCCGAGGCAGAGAAGTGTTCCCCGTCAGGGGTTCCTCATGGGTGCcgcatcttgaagatcaatCCCCCACTTTTcacgatgaggagaaggagatcacTGGTTGGGAGCTGTTTGGTCTCCGAGCCATCAGGGAGGGTCACtggaaggctttatatatgACCGCACCAAGGGGAAAGGACAAATGGGAGCTATACAACCTGAAGAACGACCCCGGCGAGTTGCACGATCTCGCTGACGATAACCCTGAGATCATGGATCGTCTGATCGATTTATGGGAGATCTACTACTCAGAAACAGGAATGTTTGACCCAGGGCATGAATTCGGTGTCACCAAGATTTAA